One genomic segment of Pseudomonas sp. p1(2021b) includes these proteins:
- a CDS encoding GlxA family transcriptional regulator encodes MPETIHFLLLPGFSAMGFISALEPLRVANRFRGPLYRWRVLSLDGGAVEASNGMSVNADGVLGEGESARMLLIVAGFDPLACYGVALHQALRRLDHEGVLLGGIDTGAMVLAEAGLLDGHRATVHWEALEAFKERYPRLQATQELFEIDRRRITCAGGTASIDLMLDLIGQGHGSELAVQVSEQFVLGRIRPRQDHQRMEIATRYGLRNKKLVRVIGEMERNTEQPLNTEVLADGVQITRRQLERLFRLHLNDTPSGFYLRLRLDKARQLLRQTDMSVLEVSIACGFESASYFTRCYRARFERCPREDRRVQAAT; translated from the coding sequence ATGCCGGAAACCATTCATTTCCTCTTGTTGCCGGGCTTCTCGGCAATGGGGTTCATCAGCGCCCTGGAACCGCTGCGCGTGGCCAACCGGTTCCGCGGCCCGCTGTACCGCTGGCGTGTACTGAGCCTGGACGGCGGCGCGGTGGAGGCCAGCAATGGCATGTCGGTGAACGCCGATGGGGTGCTGGGGGAGGGGGAATCTGCGCGCATGCTGTTGATCGTGGCAGGCTTTGACCCCTTGGCCTGTTATGGCGTGGCGTTGCATCAGGCGCTGCGGCGTCTGGACCATGAAGGTGTGTTGCTGGGGGGCATCGACACCGGTGCGATGGTATTGGCCGAGGCTGGGCTGCTCGACGGCCATCGGGCGACCGTGCATTGGGAAGCGCTGGAGGCGTTCAAGGAGCGCTATCCACGATTGCAGGCGACCCAAGAGCTGTTCGAGATCGATCGTCGGCGCATCACCTGTGCTGGGGGGACCGCGTCCATCGACCTGATGCTCGACCTCATTGGCCAGGGCCATGGCAGCGAGCTGGCGGTGCAGGTGTCGGAGCAGTTCGTGCTCGGACGTATCCGTCCGCGACAAGACCATCAGCGCATGGAGATCGCCACCCGCTATGGCCTGCGCAACAAGAAGCTGGTGCGGGTGATCGGCGAGATGGAGCGCAATACCGAGCAGCCGCTCAACACCGAGGTGCTGGCCGACGGTGTGCAGATCACCCGGCGCCAGCTGGAGCGGTTGTTTCGCCTGCACCTGAACGACACGCCCAGTGGTTTCTATTTGCGACTGCGCCTGGACAAGGCGCGGCAACTGTTACGCCAGACCGACATGAGCGTGCTGGAGGTGAGCATCGCCTGTGGCTTCGAGTCGGCGTCGTATTTCACCCGTTGCTATCGGGCACGGTTCGAGCGTTGCCCGCGGGAAGATCGGCGGGTCCAGGCCGCGACCTGA
- a CDS encoding lysozyme inhibitor LprI family protein: MKSMAWLALVAVALGAQANEDESTPCDTVENDTQSYACAAYNKQTAERELAAAFDDLIQRITDQYPDENDKVRQLTSRLQAAQALWTQLRDADCKVETFAEKPGGKAFEAAWNTCLAQRSDERSEYLQSIAQQ, encoded by the coding sequence ATGAAATCAATGGCATGGCTGGCCCTGGTGGCCGTGGCCCTGGGCGCCCAGGCCAACGAGGACGAAAGCACGCCTTGCGACACTGTCGAAAACGACACGCAAAGCTATGCCTGTGCGGCCTACAACAAGCAGACCGCCGAACGGGAGCTCGCGGCGGCGTTCGACGATCTCATCCAGCGCATTACCGACCAGTACCCGGACGAAAACGACAAGGTGCGGCAGTTGACCAGCCGCCTGCAGGCTGCCCAGGCCCTGTGGACCCAATTGCGCGACGCCGACTGCAAGGTCGAGACCTTTGCCGAGAAACCGGGCGGCAAGGCGTTCGAAGCGGCCTGGAACACCTGCTTGGCGCAGCGTAGCGATGAGCGGTCGGAGTATCTGCAGTCCATCGCCCAGCAGTGA
- a CDS encoding dipeptidase has translation MSPAELHADSIVIDGLIIAKWNRELFEDMRKGGLTAANCTVSVWEGFKATVDNIASSQKLIRENSDLVMPVRTTADIRKAKELGKTGILFGFQNAHAFEDQIGYVEVFKQLGVGIVQMCYNTQNLVGTGCYERDGGLSGFGREIVAEMNRVGIMCDLSHVGSKTSEEVILESKKPVCYSHCLPSGLKEHPRNKSDEELKFIADHGGFVGVTMFAPFLAKGIDSTIDDYAEAIEYTMNIVGEDAIGIGTDFTQGHGQDFFEYLTHDKGYARRLTNFGKIINPLGIRTVGEFPNLTETLLKRGHSERVVRKIMGENWVNVLKDVWGE, from the coding sequence ATGAGCCCAGCCGAATTGCACGCCGACAGCATCGTCATCGACGGTCTGATCATCGCCAAGTGGAACCGCGAACTGTTCGAGGACATGCGCAAAGGTGGCCTCACTGCGGCCAACTGCACGGTGTCGGTCTGGGAAGGCTTCAAGGCGACCGTCGACAACATCGCTTCCAGCCAGAAACTGATCCGCGAGAACAGCGACCTGGTCATGCCGGTGCGTACCACCGCCGACATCCGCAAGGCCAAGGAGCTGGGCAAGACCGGCATCCTCTTCGGCTTCCAGAACGCCCATGCCTTCGAAGACCAGATCGGCTACGTGGAAGTGTTCAAGCAGCTGGGCGTGGGCATCGTGCAGATGTGCTACAACACCCAGAACCTGGTGGGCACCGGCTGCTACGAGCGCGATGGCGGCCTGTCGGGCTTCGGTCGTGAGATCGTCGCCGAGATGAACCGCGTCGGCATCATGTGCGACCTGTCCCACGTCGGCTCCAAGACCAGCGAGGAAGTCATCCTCGAGTCGAAGAAGCCGGTCTGCTACTCCCACTGCCTGCCTTCGGGCCTGAAGGAACACCCACGCAACAAGTCGGACGAAGAGCTGAAGTTCATCGCCGACCACGGCGGCTTCGTTGGCGTGACCATGTTCGCACCGTTCCTGGCCAAGGGCATCGACTCGACCATCGACGACTACGCCGAGGCCATCGAATACACCATGAACATCGTCGGTGAAGACGCGATCGGTATCGGTACCGACTTCACCCAGGGCCACGGCCAGGACTTCTTCGAGTACCTGACCCACGACAAGGGCTACGCCCGTCGCCTGACCAATTTCGGCAAGATCATCAACCCACTGGGGATCCGCACTGTCGGCGAATTCCCGAACCTCACCGAGACCTTGCTCAAGCGCGGCCACTCCGAGCGTGTGGTGCGCAAGATCATGGGCGAGAACTGGGTAAACGTCCTCAAGGATGTGTGGGGCGAATAA
- a CDS encoding DUF5943 domain-containing protein, translated as MAKIAPQLPIEVDTETGVWTTDALPMLYVPRHFFVNNHIGIEEVLGADAYAEILYKAGYKSAWHWCEKEAECHGLEGVAVFEHYMKRLSQRGWGLFEIQDIDLDKGTCSVKLKHSAFVYVYGKCGRKVDYMFTGWFAGAMDQILAARGSSIRTVAEQVYGGSEEGHDDGLFIVKPL; from the coding sequence ATGGCCAAGATCGCCCCGCAATTGCCAATCGAAGTCGATACCGAGACCGGTGTATGGACCACAGACGCCCTGCCGATGCTGTATGTGCCGCGTCACTTCTTCGTCAACAACCACATCGGTATCGAAGAAGTACTGGGCGCTGACGCCTACGCCGAGATCCTCTACAAGGCCGGCTACAAGTCCGCCTGGCACTGGTGCGAAAAAGAAGCCGAATGCCATGGCCTGGAAGGCGTCGCGGTGTTCGAGCACTACATGAAGCGCCTGTCGCAGCGCGGCTGGGGCCTGTTCGAGATCCAGGACATCGATCTGGACAAGGGCACCTGCAGCGTCAAGCTCAAGCACTCTGCATTCGTCTACGTCTATGGCAAGTGCGGCCGCAAGGTCGACTACATGTTCACCGGCTGGTTCGCCGGCGCCATGGACCAGATCCTCGCCGCCCGTGGCAGCTCCATCCGTACCGTGGCCGAGCAGGTCTACGGTGGTTCGGAAGAAGGCCACGACGACGGCCTGTTCATCGTCAAGCCGTTGTAA
- the dgcA gene encoding dimethylglycine demethylation protein DgcA: MAFEAMFQPIQIGKLTIRNRVLSTAHAEVYATDGGMTTERYVKYYEEKAKGGIGLAICGGSSVVAIDSPQEWWSSVNLSTDRIIPHFQNLADAMHKHGAKIMIQITHMGRRSRWDGFNWPTLMSPSGIREPVHRATCKTIEVEEIWRVIGNYAQAARRAKEGGLDGVELSAVHQHMIDQFWSPRVNKRTDEWGGTFEGRMKFGLEVLKAVRAEVGDDFCVGMRICGDEFHPDGLSHEDMKQIAAYYDATGMLDFIGVVGSGCDTHNTLANVIPNMSYPPEPFLHLAAGIKEVVKVPVLHAQNIKDPNQATRILEGGYVDMVGMTRAHMADPHLIAKIKMGQVDQIKQCVGANYCIDRQYQGLDVLCIQNAATSREYMGVPHIIEKTTGPKRKVVVVGAGPAGMEAARVAAERGHDVTLFEKKDQIGGQITIASKAPQRDQIAGITRWYQLELARLKVDLRLGTAADAETIMDLRPDVVVLAVGGHPFVEQNEHWGAAEGLVVSSWDVLDGKVAPGKNVLVYDTICEFTGMSTADFLADKGAQVEIVTDDIKPGVAMGGTTFPTYYRSLYPKEVIMTGDMMLEKVYREGDKLVAVLENEYTGGKEERVVDQVVIENGVRPDEALYYALKDGSRNKGQIDVEALFAIKPQPILSQPGEGYLLYRIGDCVAQRNVHAAIYDALRLCKDF; this comes from the coding sequence ATGGCATTCGAAGCAATGTTCCAGCCGATCCAGATCGGCAAACTGACCATCCGCAACCGCGTGCTCAGCACCGCGCACGCCGAGGTCTACGCCACCGACGGCGGCATGACCACCGAGCGTTACGTCAAGTACTACGAGGAGAAGGCCAAGGGCGGCATCGGCCTGGCCATCTGCGGCGGTTCGTCCGTGGTCGCCATCGACAGCCCGCAGGAGTGGTGGTCGTCGGTGAACCTGTCGACCGACCGGATCATCCCGCACTTCCAGAACCTCGCCGACGCCATGCACAAGCATGGCGCCAAGATCATGATCCAGATTACCCACATGGGCCGTCGCTCGCGTTGGGACGGTTTCAACTGGCCGACCCTGATGTCGCCGTCCGGTATCCGTGAACCCGTTCACCGCGCCACCTGCAAGACCATCGAGGTCGAAGAGATCTGGCGGGTGATCGGCAACTACGCCCAGGCCGCGCGCCGGGCGAAGGAAGGCGGCCTGGACGGCGTCGAGCTGTCGGCCGTGCACCAACACATGATCGACCAGTTCTGGAGCCCACGCGTCAACAAACGTACCGACGAGTGGGGCGGTACCTTCGAAGGCCGCATGAAGTTCGGCCTGGAAGTGCTCAAGGCCGTGCGCGCCGAGGTCGGTGACGACTTCTGCGTGGGCATGCGTATCTGTGGCGACGAATTCCACCCCGATGGCCTGAGCCACGAGGACATGAAGCAGATCGCCGCGTACTACGATGCCACCGGCATGCTCGACTTCATCGGCGTGGTCGGTTCGGGTTGCGACACCCACAACACCCTGGCCAACGTCATTCCGAACATGAGCTACCCGCCGGAGCCGTTCCTGCACCTGGCGGCCGGCATCAAGGAAGTGGTCAAGGTCCCGGTACTGCACGCGCAGAACATCAAGGACCCGAACCAGGCTACCCGTATCCTGGAGGGCGGTTACGTCGACATGGTCGGCATGACCCGTGCGCACATGGCCGACCCGCACCTGATCGCCAAGATCAAGATGGGCCAGGTCGACCAGATCAAGCAGTGCGTCGGCGCCAACTACTGCATCGACCGCCAGTACCAGGGCCTGGATGTACTGTGCATCCAGAACGCCGCGACCTCCCGTGAATACATGGGCGTGCCGCACATCATCGAGAAGACCACCGGGCCCAAGCGCAAGGTGGTGGTGGTCGGTGCCGGCCCTGCCGGCATGGAAGCTGCCCGCGTCGCCGCCGAGCGTGGCCACGACGTGACCCTGTTCGAGAAGAAGGACCAGATCGGTGGCCAGATCACCATCGCGTCCAAGGCACCGCAGCGTGACCAGATCGCCGGTATCACCCGTTGGTACCAGCTGGAGCTGGCCCGCCTGAAGGTAGACCTGCGCCTGGGCACTGCGGCCGACGCCGAGACCATCATGGACCTGCGTCCGGATGTGGTGGTGCTGGCGGTGGGCGGCCATCCGTTCGTCGAGCAGAACGAGCACTGGGGTGCTGCCGAAGGCCTGGTGGTCAGCAGCTGGGACGTGCTGGACGGCAAGGTCGCACCGGGCAAGAACGTGCTGGTGTACGACACCATCTGCGAATTCACCGGCATGTCGACCGCGGACTTCCTGGCCGACAAGGGCGCCCAGGTAGAGATCGTCACCGACGACATCAAGCCGGGCGTAGCGATGGGCGGTACCACCTTCCCGACCTACTACCGCAGCCTGTACCCCAAGGAAGTGATCATGACCGGCGACATGATGCTGGAAAAGGTCTACCGCGAGGGCGACAAGCTGGTGGCGGTGCTCGAGAACGAGTACACCGGCGGCAAGGAAGAGCGCGTGGTCGACCAGGTCGTGATCGAGAACGGCGTGCGTCCTGACGAAGCGCTGTACTACGCACTGAAGGATGGTTCGCGCAACAAGGGCCAGATCGACGTCGAGGCGCTGTTCGCCATCAAGCCGCAGCCGATCCTCAGCCAGCCGGGCGAAGGTTACCTGCTGTATCGCATCGGCGACTGCGTGGCCCAGCGTAACGTCCACGCCGCGATCTACGACGCCCTGCGCCTGTGCAAGGACTTCTGA
- the dgcB gene encoding dimethylglycine demethylation protein DgcB has product MLNTLLPILLFAALGLAVLGALRRVRMWRRGRPSKVNLIGGLLAMPRRYLVDLHHVVERDKYMSKTHVATAGGFVLSAVLAILVHGFGLQSKILGYALLVATVIMFSGAIFVFKRRLNPPARLSKGPWMRLPKSLLIFAASFFIATLPVAGILPEGTGGWLLVAVLGVGVLWGVSELFFGMTWGGPMKHAFAGALHLAWHRRAERFGGGRSTGLKPLDLEDPNAPLGVEKPVDFTWNQLLGFDACVQCGKCEAMCPAFAAGQPLNPKKLIQDMVIGLAGGTDAKFAGSPYPGKPIGEHGGHPHQPIVNGLVDAETLWSCTTCRACVEECPMMIEHVDAIVDMRRHLTLEKGATPNKGAEVLDNLIATDNPGGFNPGGRMNWAADLNLKLLSDVKSTEVLFWVGDGAFDMRNQRTLRSFVKVLKASGVDFAVLGLEERDSGDVARRLGDEATFQQLAKRNIQTLNKYRFQRIVTCDPHSFHVLKNEYGALGGEYQVQHHSTYIAELIAANKLNLGQHKGGSVTYHDPCYLGRYNGEYEAPRDVLKALGIEVREMERSGFRSRCCGGGGGAPITDIPGKQRIPDMRMDDIRQTEAEVVAVGCPQCTAMLEGVVEPRPLIKDIAELVADVLIEDEAPAAGKSQAAKRETAEVH; this is encoded by the coding sequence ATGTTGAACACCCTTCTACCCATCCTGCTGTTCGCTGCCCTTGGCCTGGCGGTGCTCGGCGCCCTGCGCCGGGTGCGCATGTGGCGGCGCGGCCGGCCGTCCAAGGTCAACCTGATCGGCGGCCTGCTGGCCATGCCGCGTCGCTACCTGGTGGACCTGCACCACGTAGTCGAGCGCGACAAGTACATGTCCAAGACCCACGTGGCCACCGCCGGCGGCTTCGTGCTGTCGGCCGTGCTGGCGATCCTGGTGCATGGCTTCGGCCTGCAGAGCAAGATCCTCGGCTACGCCTTGCTGGTCGCCACCGTGATCATGTTCAGTGGCGCCATCTTCGTCTTCAAGCGTCGCCTGAACCCGCCCGCGCGCCTGTCCAAGGGCCCGTGGATGCGCCTGCCCAAGAGCCTGCTGATATTCGCAGCGAGCTTCTTCATCGCGACCCTGCCGGTCGCCGGCATCCTGCCTGAAGGCACCGGTGGCTGGCTGCTGGTGGCCGTGCTGGGCGTCGGTGTGCTGTGGGGCGTGTCGGAGCTGTTCTTCGGCATGACCTGGGGCGGCCCGATGAAGCACGCCTTCGCCGGTGCCCTGCACCTGGCCTGGCACCGCCGTGCCGAACGTTTCGGTGGTGGCCGCTCCACCGGCCTCAAGCCGCTGGACCTGGAAGACCCGAACGCGCCCCTGGGCGTGGAAAAGCCGGTGGACTTCACCTGGAACCAGCTGCTGGGCTTCGATGCCTGCGTGCAGTGCGGTAAGTGCGAAGCCATGTGCCCGGCCTTCGCCGCTGGCCAGCCGCTGAACCCGAAGAAGCTCATCCAGGACATGGTCATTGGCCTGGCCGGGGGTACCGACGCCAAGTTCGCCGGCAGCCCCTACCCGGGCAAGCCGATCGGCGAGCACGGCGGCCACCCGCACCAGCCGATCGTCAACGGCCTGGTCGATGCCGAGACCCTGTGGTCGTGCACCACCTGCCGCGCGTGCGTGGAAGAGTGCCCGATGATGATCGAGCACGTCGACGCCATCGTCGACATGCGCCGCCACCTCACCCTGGAAAAGGGCGCGACCCCGAACAAGGGCGCCGAGGTGCTGGACAACCTGATCGCCACCGACAACCCCGGCGGTTTCAACCCCGGTGGCCGGATGAACTGGGCGGCCGACCTCAACCTCAAGCTGTTGTCTGACGTGAAGAGCACCGAGGTGCTGTTCTGGGTGGGTGACGGCGCCTTCGACATGCGCAACCAGCGTACCCTGCGTTCGTTCGTCAAAGTGCTCAAGGCCTCGGGCGTCGACTTCGCCGTGCTCGGCCTGGAAGAGCGCGACAGCGGCGACGTGGCGCGCCGCCTGGGCGACGAAGCGACCTTCCAGCAGTTGGCCAAGCGCAACATCCAGACGCTGAACAAATACCGCTTCCAGCGCATCGTCACCTGCGACCCGCACAGCTTCCATGTGCTGAAGAACGAGTACGGCGCCTTGGGTGGCGAGTACCAGGTGCAGCACCACAGCACCTACATCGCCGAACTGATCGCAGCCAACAAGCTCAACCTGGGCCAGCACAAAGGTGGCAGCGTCACCTACCATGATCCGTGCTACCTGGGCCGCTACAACGGCGAATACGAAGCACCGCGCGACGTGCTCAAGGCCTTGGGTATCGAAGTGCGCGAGATGGAGCGTTCGGGCTTCCGTTCCCGCTGCTGCGGCGGTGGAGGCGGCGCGCCGATCACCGATATCCCGGGCAAGCAGCGTATCCCCGACATGCGCATGGACGATATCCGCCAGACCGAAGCCGAGGTGGTGGCCGTGGGTTGCCCACAGTGCACCGCGATGCTCGAAGGTGTGGTCGAGCCACGCCCGCTGATCAAGGATATCGCCGAGCTCGTGGCCGACGTGCTGATCGAAGACGAAGCGCCTGCGGCGGGAAAGTCGCAAGCGGCCAAACGTGAAACTGCGGAGGTGCACTGA
- a CDS encoding electron transfer flavoprotein subunit alpha/FixB family protein — protein sequence MSDIIRRDPRAEWIARNRLHPLHAAMQTQQTSWMGPNGIIRKNPHAIAAGFIGPNGLKRIDRSGAQQGTTGGARRTAAAEVQLPLHQVADPAFYIAVVPDMVGGRLGSHDRDLLGLAHSLAGKDGAVLAIVFGEHKESNFATAGVDRLLVIEGEAYEGYAPEQMVQGLRAVDNQFAPRHWLLPDSRTGGGELGRRLGAALGERPATRVWQVKDGQCIGRAGAGQQDLQRTLPRLILAAAECSDPVSETRHEALPVELSTSVARSLSRIEDLGSVAVDPAAIAMAESEFIVSGGNGVKDWDLFHKATAALGATEGASRVAVDDGFMPRNRQVGATGTWVTARVYVAVGISGAIQHLQGIGACDKVVAVNMDPGCDMIKRADLSVIGDSSAILQALIEAVDNYRSAGQRDAA from the coding sequence ATGAGCGACATCATCCGCCGCGACCCACGCGCCGAGTGGATCGCCCGTAACCGTCTGCATCCGCTGCACGCAGCGATGCAGACGCAACAGACCAGCTGGATGGGCCCCAACGGCATCATCCGCAAGAACCCCCATGCGATCGCCGCGGGCTTCATTGGCCCCAATGGCCTCAAGCGCATCGACCGCAGTGGTGCCCAGCAGGGTACCACCGGTGGTGCGCGGCGTACGGCTGCGGCCGAGGTGCAACTGCCGTTGCACCAGGTCGCGGACCCGGCGTTCTACATCGCCGTGGTCCCGGACATGGTCGGTGGCCGCCTCGGCAGCCATGACCGCGACCTGCTGGGTCTGGCCCATAGCCTGGCCGGTAAGGACGGTGCGGTATTGGCGATTGTGTTCGGCGAACACAAGGAAAGCAATTTCGCCACCGCCGGTGTCGACCGCCTGTTGGTGATCGAAGGCGAGGCATACGAAGGTTATGCACCGGAGCAGATGGTGCAGGGTTTGCGCGCTGTGGATAACCAGTTCGCGCCGCGCCACTGGCTGCTGCCCGACAGCCGCACCGGTGGCGGCGAACTGGGTCGTCGCCTGGGCGCCGCCCTGGGCGAGCGCCCGGCGACGCGTGTCTGGCAGGTCAAGGATGGCCAGTGCATCGGCCGTGCCGGTGCCGGTCAGCAGGACCTGCAGCGTACTCTGCCGCGCCTGATCCTGGCCGCGGCCGAGTGCTCGGACCCGGTCAGCGAAACCCGTCACGAAGCATTGCCGGTGGAGTTGTCCACAAGCGTGGCACGCAGCCTGTCGCGTATCGAAGACCTGGGCTCGGTGGCCGTGGACCCGGCCGCCATCGCCATGGCCGAGTCGGAGTTCATCGTTTCCGGCGGCAACGGCGTCAAGGACTGGGACCTGTTCCACAAGGCGACCGCGGCCCTCGGTGCGACCGAAGGCGCCTCGCGGGTGGCAGTGGACGATGGCTTCATGCCCCGTAACCGCCAGGTCGGTGCCACCGGTACCTGGGTCACGGCGCGCGTCTACGTGGCCGTGGGCATCTCCGGAGCGATCCAGCACCTGCAGGGCATCGGCGCCTGCGACAAGGTGGTGGCGGTGAACATGGACCCAGGCTGCGACATGATCAAACGGGCCGACCTGTCGGTGATTGGCGACAGTTCGGCGATTCTCCAGGCGTTGATCGAGGCTGTGGACAACTACCGCAGCGCCGGCCAGCGCGACGCGGCATAA
- a CDS encoding electron transfer flavoprotein subunit beta gives MSTKVISLVSIGAHPSSGRTRRAEQDARAVELGLQLAGDNLQVVHAGDPREEALRAYLGMGLDHLDILEQPAGADVLGVLGDYLRDAGAQLVLTGSQAETGEGSGMLPFLLAERLGWPLVVGLAEVESIDNGTAQVLQALPRGQRRRLKVRLPLLATVDNAAPKPRQSAFGPARRGVLAARNVAIVEDELLAESELQPARPRPKRLKVIKAKSGADRMKAATAKASGGGGKVLKDVSPQEGAEAILKLLVEEGVLR, from the coding sequence ATGAGTACGAAAGTCATCAGCCTGGTCTCCATCGGCGCCCACCCAAGCTCTGGCCGCACCCGTCGGGCCGAGCAGGACGCCCGCGCCGTGGAGCTGGGTTTACAGCTGGCTGGGGATAACTTGCAGGTCGTGCACGCGGGCGATCCGCGTGAAGAGGCTTTGCGTGCCTACCTGGGCATGGGCCTGGATCACCTCGATATACTGGAGCAGCCGGCCGGCGCCGATGTCCTGGGTGTGCTGGGCGATTACCTGCGCGATGCTGGGGCGCAACTGGTGCTGACCGGCAGCCAGGCGGAAACCGGCGAGGGCTCTGGCATGTTGCCGTTCCTGCTGGCCGAGCGCCTGGGGTGGCCGCTGGTGGTCGGGTTGGCGGAGGTGGAGTCCATCGACAATGGTACTGCCCAGGTTCTGCAGGCATTGCCTCGGGGCCAGCGTCGTCGGTTGAAGGTTCGCCTGCCGTTGCTGGCCACTGTGGATAACGCTGCACCCAAGCCGCGCCAGAGCGCGTTCGGCCCGGCGCGCCGGGGTGTGCTGGCGGCGCGCAACGTGGCGATCGTCGAGGATGAACTGCTGGCTGAGTCCGAGCTGCAACCGGCTCGCCCACGGCCCAAGCGGTTGAAGGTGATCAAGGCCAAGAGCGGTGCCGACCGTATGAAGGCTGCCACGGCCAAAGCCAGTGGCGGTGGTGGCAAGGTGCTCAAGGACGTTTCGCCGCAAGAGGGCGCCGAGGCGATCCTCAAGCTGCTGGTGGAAGAAGGAGTGCTGCGCTAG
- the gbcA gene encoding glycine-betaine demethylase subunit GbcA: MDVTATLSLGDPLEAARKATAEMLQTRERTYSLPQPFYTDERLFQIDMQEIFHKEWLIAGMTCEIPTKGNFLTLQIGKNPIIVIRGAEGQVHAFHNVCRHRGSRLCTSEKGKVAKLVCPYHQWTYEIDGRLLFAGTEMGDDFDMKKYGLKPVNVKTAGGYIFISLAENPPAIDEFLATLDHYMEPYDMENAKVAVQTTLMEKANWKLVLENNRECYHCNGSHPELLKTLLEWDDTNDPRADQAFKDHVAASAAAWEAEGIPHEHKSHGLRNRIVRMPLLKGTVSMTMDGKQACKKLMGRIKNPDLGSMRILHLPHAWNHCMGDHMIVFTVWPISAQESMVTTKWLVHKDAVEGVDYDPENMRKVWDATNDQDRRLAEENQRGINSTAYQPGPYSKTYEFGVVNFIDWYSQRLLNNLGAEPAPYLKEVKAQ, encoded by the coding sequence ATGGACGTCACCGCAACCCTGAGCCTGGGCGATCCACTGGAAGCTGCACGCAAGGCAACCGCCGAGATGCTGCAGACCCGCGAGCGCACCTACTCGCTGCCCCAGCCGTTCTATACCGACGAGCGTCTGTTCCAGATCGACATGCAGGAGATCTTCCACAAGGAATGGCTGATCGCCGGCATGACCTGCGAGATCCCGACCAAGGGCAACTTCCTGACCCTGCAGATCGGCAAGAACCCGATCATCGTGATCCGCGGCGCCGAAGGCCAGGTCCATGCCTTCCACAACGTCTGCCGTCACCGCGGCTCGCGCCTGTGCACCAGTGAAAAAGGCAAGGTCGCCAAACTGGTCTGCCCGTACCACCAGTGGACCTACGAGATCGATGGCCGCCTGCTGTTCGCCGGCACCGAGATGGGCGATGACTTCGACATGAAGAAGTACGGCCTCAAGCCGGTCAACGTGAAGACCGCGGGCGGCTACATCTTCATCAGCCTGGCGGAGAACCCGCCTGCCATCGACGAGTTCCTGGCCACCCTGGACCACTACATGGAACCGTACGACATGGAAAACGCCAAGGTGGCGGTGCAGACCACCTTGATGGAAAAGGCCAACTGGAAGCTGGTGCTGGAAAACAACCGTGAGTGCTACCACTGCAACGGTTCGCACCCTGAACTGCTGAAAACCCTGCTGGAGTGGGACGACACCAACGACCCACGTGCCGACCAGGCGTTCAAGGACCACGTAGCCGCCTCCGCCGCTGCCTGGGAAGCCGAAGGCATCCCGCACGAGCACAAGAGCCATGGCCTGCGTAACCGTATCGTGCGCATGCCGCTGCTCAAGGGCACCGTGTCCATGACTATGGACGGCAAGCAGGCGTGCAAGAAGCTGATGGGCCGTATCAAGAACCCGGACCTGGGCTCGATGCGCATCCTGCACCTGCCGCACGCCTGGAACCACTGCATGGGCGACCACATGATCGTCTTCACCGTGTGGCCGATCAGCGCCCAGGAGTCGATGGTCACCACCAAGTGGCTGGTGCACAAGGATGCAGTCGAAGGTGTCGACTACGACCCTGAGAACATGCGCAAGGTCTGGGATGCCACCAACGACCAGGACCGTCGCCTGGCCGAAGAAAACCAGCGCGGCATCAACTCCACCGCCTACCAGCCCGGCCCATACTCCAAGACCTACGAGTTCGGCGTGGTCAACTTCATCGACTGGTACAGCCAGCGCCTGCTCAACAACCTGGGCGCAGAGCCGGCACCGTACCTGAAGGAAGTGAAAGCGCAGTAA